In Zingiber officinale cultivar Zhangliang chromosome 1A, Zo_v1.1, whole genome shotgun sequence, a genomic segment contains:
- the LOC122023734 gene encoding protein SMALL AUXIN UP-REGULATED RNA 10-like, translating into MGRGGAAAAAAARKGRREAAPRQRGSSPSSDEEEERAGGAPEDVPRGHFVVYVGANRRRFVLPIAYLDRPDFRRLLRQAEEEFGFKHRMGLTIPCDELAFRSLLLA; encoded by the coding sequence ATGGGAAGAGgaggagcagcagcagcagcagcagcgagGAAGGGGCGGAGGGAGGCGGCGCCCCGGCAGCGCGGGTCGTCGCCGTCTTCggacgaggaggaggagagggccGGTGGTGCCCCGGAGGACGTGCCGAGGGGTCACTTCGTGGTGTACGTGGGGGCCAACCGGAGGCGCTTCGTCCTCCCGATCGCGTACCTGGACCGGCCGGACTTCCGGCGGCTACTCCGGCAAGCGGAGGAGGAGTTCGGATTCAAGCACCGGATGGGGCTCACCATCCCCTGCGACGAGCTCGCCTTCCGCTCCCTCCTCCTCGCCTGA